GACCAGCTCCAGCGGGTCGTTCGCGAACGCGGCGCGGTAGTCCGCGTCCCAGCGCCACGCGCCCGCCGACCACGCGTCGGACAGCGACACGACGTGGTCGATCTGCACCGCCTCGGGATCCCGCGACCGGTCGAAGGACACGCGCGCTCCCGAGTACGGGTCCTCCAGCACGCCCGCCTGCACGACGCAGCCGTCCGTGCCGCCGCGGATCCCCACGTCGACGAGGTCGCGCCGCAGCACGTCGTTTCGGGTGTCGCAGCCGTTGCGGTCGACGTCGGTGCGCCAGGCGAAGGACTCGCGGTCGTAGCCCGGCACGCGCTCCTCCGTCCGCACCTCGAGCCCGTCGAGGGCGAGGCGCGCGGATCCGCTCGAGCCCGGCTCCGCGCCGAGCCCCGACGTGCCGCCGCCGGTCGCGCCCGAGCCGGCCCCGGGATCCCCGCGCCACTGCACGAGGCCCGCCACGATCACGAGCACGAGCGCCGCCAGCGTCACGAGCACGGGCGTCCGACGACGTCGCCGGCGCGTCACGGGGTCGGGTTCCGCGAGTCGTAGCGCTCGAACGACGGCAGCGACCGGATGAGGATCCACACCACCACGGCGATGAGCAGCCCGCCCACGAGCGACGGCACCCACAGTGCGGCGAACAGCGTCACGATGCCGATGTACGCGTCGCCGAGCCGCGGCCCCCCGGTGACCACGACGATGAAGATGCCCTGCAGCCGCCCGCGCATGTTGTCGGGCACCGCGGTCTGCAGCATCGTGTTGCGGAAGATCGAGGAGATGTTGTCGGCCGCGCCCGTGAGGGCGAGCAGCACGGAGGCGGCGACGATCCCGGGGATGCTGGCGTCCTCGATCCGCGACCCGATGCCGTGCAGCACGCCCGGCTCCGACGCGAGGAGCAGCACGAGGCCGAAGCCCGCCGTCGAGAGGCCGTACGCGACGATGGCGAGGCGGATCGCCCGGCCGTGGCGCGTGACCCGGCCGACGGATCCGCTCAGCACGCTGCTCACCAGGCTGCCGACGGCGCCGGCCGCCGTGAGGATCCCGACGGTCACGGGCCCGCCGCCGAGCACGACCGCGCCGACCGCGGGGAACAGCACGCGCGGCTGCCCGAAGGTCATGGCGATGATGTCGACGATGAAGGACATGCGGATGTTCGGGGCCGTCCGCAGGAACCCGAGCCCGTACCTGATGGACGCCAGCCCCGGCCGCTGCACCTCGCCCTCGGGCGCGATCCGCGGGAGCGCGAGCACGCCCGTGAACGCCGCGAGGAAGAGCACCGCGTCGACCGTGTAGGTCCACTGGAACCCGACGGACGCGACGAGCACGCCCGCGAGCGCCGGCCCGACCGTGACCATGACGCCGAGGCTGATCCCGCCGAGCGCGCTGGCCGCGGGCAGCAGGTGCGGCGGCAGGATGCGGGGGAGGATCGCCTGCCGGCTCGTCCCGATCACCGTCGCCGCGACCGCGTTGAGGATGCTCAGCGCGTAGAGCGACCACACGGTCTCCGCGTGCGTCCACGCGAGCGCCGCCAGGAGGATCGTCGATCCCCACGCGACGCAGGACGCGATGAGCGCGACCTTCCGCCGGTCGAACGCGTCGGCGAGCATCCCGCCGTAGAGGCCCGCGACGATCATCGGCAGGAGCGACAGCACGCCCACGAGCGCGACCGATCCGGTGGATCCCGTCAGCTTGTACACGTGCAGCCCGATCGCCACCACGGTCATCTGGCTGCCGATGCCGGCGATCGCGTTGCCGGCCCAGAGCCGCGCGAACGCCGGGCTCTCCTTCAGCGGGGACAGGTCGACGAAGTGGCTGCCGCGCACCTGCCGCTCGTCGGGGATCGGGATGGGGGAGGTCTCGGGCGGGGTGCTCACGTGTCGCTGCGTCGTCTCTGTAGGGTGGTTTTCCACGCTAGCCGAGATCACCGACGCCGCCCCCGCGCGAGGCGCTCGCCCGCCCGCCGGTCGGCCCCTGCCCCTCTGGTATGCTCGTGCGGTTGCCGTCTGGACGGCCGCGGATCAAGAGAGCTCGCACATCCTGTGACGGGCGCCGCGCAACGAACACGAGAGGGGATCATCACATGGCTCTGGAAGCAGACGTCAAGAAGGCGATCATCGACGAGTACGCGACCCACCCCGGTGACACCGGATCCCCCGAGGTGCAGATCGCGCTCCTCACCAAGCGGATCACGGGCCTCACCGAGCACCTCAAGGAGCACAAGCACGACCACCACACGCGTCGTGGCCTGCTCCTCCTGGTCGGCCAGCGTCGTCGTCTCCTCGGCTACCTGTCCAACGTCGACATCGAGCGCTACCGCGCCCTGATCGCGCGCCTGGGCATCCGCCGCTGACACGCACCACGCGTCGCTGATCGCATCACGACGAACCGACGAGCCGTCGCCCTCCGGGGTGGCGGCTCGTCTCCGTTAAGGCGCGCGCCGTCCGCCCGACACCCGGCCAGGCCCGCCCTCCGGGGCCCGCGAGGGGCCGGGTGCTACCATGGCCGAAGTGATCCAGCGGACGCCCAGCGTCACGATGCGATCACGACAGATGGAGCTGGCCGGCAGGAGCTGGTCGTTGGTGGTGGTATTCCGAGTCGCTCGGAGCATTCCCACTGATGGCCAGACATGCGCCCGCCGCCGTCGGCCACCGGCCGAGGAGCGGAACCAGCCGCGCACGTGCACCCGGGATCCGCATCAGGCGGGCGCCGACGTGTCGCCTCGCCCGCTCCTCCTCTG
The genomic region above belongs to Clavibacter phaseoli and contains:
- the rpsO gene encoding 30S ribosomal protein S15, producing MALEADVKKAIIDEYATHPGDTGSPEVQIALLTKRITGLTEHLKEHKHDHHTRRGLLLLVGQRRRLLGYLSNVDIERYRALIARLGIRR
- a CDS encoding MFS transporter produces the protein MSTPPETSPIPIPDERQVRGSHFVDLSPLKESPAFARLWAGNAIAGIGSQMTVVAIGLHVYKLTGSTGSVALVGVLSLLPMIVAGLYGGMLADAFDRRKVALIASCVAWGSTILLAALAWTHAETVWSLYALSILNAVAATVIGTSRQAILPRILPPHLLPAASALGGISLGVMVTVGPALAGVLVASVGFQWTYTVDAVLFLAAFTGVLALPRIAPEGEVQRPGLASIRYGLGFLRTAPNIRMSFIVDIIAMTFGQPRVLFPAVGAVVLGGGPVTVGILTAAGAVGSLVSSVLSGSVGRVTRHGRAIRLAIVAYGLSTAGFGLVLLLASEPGVLHGIGSRIEDASIPGIVAASVLLALTGAADNISSIFRNTMLQTAVPDNMRGRLQGIFIVVVTGGPRLGDAYIGIVTLFAALWVPSLVGGLLIAVVVWILIRSLPSFERYDSRNPTP
- a CDS encoding HNH endonuclease family protein, yielding MTRRRRRRTPVLVTLAALVLVIVAGLVQWRGDPGAGSGATGGGTSGLGAEPGSSGSARLALDGLEVRTEERVPGYDRESFAWRTDVDRNGCDTRNDVLRRDLVDVGIRGGTDGCVVQAGVLEDPYSGARVSFDRSRDPEAVQIDHVVSLSDAWSAGAWRWDADYRAAFANDPLELVAASAAENGAKSDATADAWLPEDPADACALVARQVAIKVRTELSVTQPEHDAMARVLDGCGDAPLLTSDDVGWPAPAR